The genomic window TGAAATCCACCGCTCCTCAGATGGGAAGAGGCTCTATGTCTCAACGCTAAAAGATATAAAGGAAAACCCTGTTAAGCTGGACAGATGGTTAAAGTGATTGACCTCAAGAAGGTAGCCCACGAGATGATAAAAAACGGTACCTGGAAGTTCGAAAACGGAATATTCAAACAGGCATTAGATAATGGCATAGTGGGTTTTGACGGAGAGAACTTCTATTTTCCGGAGCATTTCTCAGAAAAAGAACGAAAAGGTGCCAAAAAGAAGCTTGAATTCGTTCTAGGCCTGGACACTGACCTCGAGAAGTTTTACTCAGAGATAGGAGACTCAAAATTTTCGTTCTTAATTGAGGAGTTTTATGGGTTAACTATCCCGAGGGCACCGAGCAAATATCAAGCCCTCGTAGAGGTAATAGCCCAGCAGCAGGTGAGTTTTGAATTTGCCATGAGAACAATTAACAGCCTCGTGAAGCTCGCGGGGAAGAAGATCGAAGACCTCTACGTATTCCCAAAGCCCGAGGACATCTTAAACCTAAGTGACGAAGAGCTCAAAGAGACCAAGCTCGGCTATAGAGGGGCTTACATAAAATCTCTCACGGAAGAACACGTCAAGGGGAATTTGCGGTTAGACCTTGAGGAGCTAAGTGAGGAAGAAGCCATAAAATACCTCACGAAATTCAGGGGTATCGGGAAATGGAGTGCCGAGCTTTTCTTGGCCTATGGTCTCGGGAAAAACACGTATCCCGCTGGAGATTTGGGACTGAGAAGGGGAATAGCAAAGATATTTAACCTGAATCCCAAAGAGGTAAAGGAGAAAGACGTCAGGGAAATCATCGAGCCGTATGGAAAATGGAAGTCCCTGCTCGCGTTTTATATTCTCTGTTATGACAGAAAGACCGAGATGATGAAAAATGCCAGTAGAAATAAAGGTGGAAGGAAAAAAGTTTAAAGAGCTGAAAAAACTAGATCTCCTGGAGCTTATAGAAAAAAACCTTTCCAAAGTCGAGAAAACTCTGCAGGCTGAGAGGGAGGCGTTTCTCATCGAGAAAAAGGCGAGGCTTGAAGAAAAGCTGAGGGAAATCGAAGATGAGTTGGAAGACCTCAGGGCTTTCTATGAAAAGGCTTTGAGGGATAAAGAGCTGATGACAAGCGTTAGGGAAAAGCTGAGAAGGGAAAACGAAGAGCTTAAAAAAGAGCTGGAGGAGAGAAGGCGTGAAATTGATAATAAGGCCTAAAAAAGGCCTCGGAAAAATTGAAGTTGAGCTCCCGGATAAGCTTGTAGAAGAAATAAACAGGCTCAGCGAGCGCTATGCTGTGGATGAGAAAAGAGTTCTTGAGATAATCATTTCCAAAAGCTTCAGAGAGCCAAAAGGCAATGTAGAGGTTCTTGAAAACGAAGTTAGGGAACTTGAGAAAAAAGTAGCAAAGCTGGAAAAGGAGTGGGCGCCGCTGAGGTACAAAGCCTATGGGGTCAGCGAAGACAACAAGCTCTTAGCAATCGAGCTCAACGCCCTTCTCGCAGAAAACTCCCAGTTAAAGCGCTTTTTAGGAAAAAAGATTGAGCGAAATTTGGAACTGAGAAAGCTTATTCAGTACTATCTCCGCTGAGGAGTTTTTCCCAAATCTTTATTGCCTGCCATTTGTCGAGGAACTCGTTGAAAGTGCCGCACTTTGGTGAGTAGACACACAAAGGACAGCCGTCTTCGCACTTACACTTCTTCATCTGTTCAAGGCTCTTCTCCATGAGCTTCTCGGCGTTGTCATAGAGAATCTCTGCCAGTCCGAAGCCGCCTTCGTTTCCATCGTAGATGAACACTATGGGCTTGCCCACAAAGGGGGGATTTGGAAAGCTTTCGTAACTGTAGCCGCCGAGCTCCCTGCTGTCCACGTATGTGAAAATTGGGGCTATTTTAATCATGTTGTGCTCTATTGCATGAAGCCCGCTCCCGATTCCATCTTTGCTGTCCACAAGTTTCTTTATTGCAAAGGCAAGCATATCATCTTCAATCTTTGAATTCTTTAGGCTCTCTCTGATGTAGTTTCTTAGGTAGTGACTCGTTGCGCCCAAAAGTTCGGGGAAAAGAGACCTTCTGTCCAAACGCTCGTAAAGACTAAAGGCAATATCTTCATAACCCTTTTCCACAGCAATCTTGAAGAACTCCCTAAACTCCTCGTTTGCAATCTCTCTAATGCTCTCAGGAAACACAAGCCAGATACCGTCAGTTTCAAACTCCCACGTGAAAGGCTCATCAAACTCAACCTTCGCAAACTTTTCCCAGTTAAGAATGCTCCACTCCTCATCGACCTCAGCATTCTCTTTGAGCTCCAGCATTGGAGAGTAAATCTCTCCTTTCAGAATTCCCTCTTCCTTGAGCTTCAACAGCTCTTGGAGGTAGAGAGGAGTATCTTTTCCTTTGACGGCAAACCCCCAGTAGTGGTGCTTAACCCTCAGCCGGCCGATATAAATTTCTACCCCTTTGTACTCCTTCCTGCTGTAGATATCGAGGATCTCTACGTCTTCTCTCTTTGAAGGGAATGTGTCAACTTCCCAGAACCTGTTGAGCGGAGAGGCGAAGATAAAGTGGAACTTTCCAAGAGTGAGCTTGTCCCTTGTGATGTACAGCTCCCCCCTCGAGAAATATGCCATCCCTGGTAAAAGGGAGCGGTAGTATTCGGGTTTGTCAACCTCCTCTATTACGTAGCCCTTAAGCTTGAGCCAGTTTATAAACCGGATTAAGTCTCTTACGCTGGACTTTTCCAAAAGTTTGTACCTTATCCATGGCTCGTCGAGAAGGAGGAAATAGCTCTCATCACTTGCCGCTCTTATAGAGGAGTAAGTAAATGCCGGCCGCAAGATGCGGATTTCCCTTTTACCCGTAATTGGATTGTCGTAGAGCTTTGCTTTTTTCTCATTCACGAGCTCCATAGCAAGTTGTTTCTCAAACTCGTTCAGATCGTCCCAGTCAAGGATCTTGAGCTCACTCAAAAGATAGTGGAGGTGTTTCTTCACAACGAGCCGGTTTTTGAGGTTTATGGGCATGTACTCAATTATTCCTTTTTCGAGCTTTTCCACCAGCTCGTCCACGTGCTCCTTGTAATAATAGTCGAGACCGTTTTTCCTCAAAACAATGGCATTTATAGCTTCCCTCTCTCTTTTTCTTCCTGCCCTTCCGAAGCGCTGGATAAGGGAGAACAGACCGTCGGGAGGTATTCCATAGTTTACAACAGCGTCGAGATCCCCTATGTCAATGCCGA from Thermococcus bergensis includes these protein-coding regions:
- a CDS encoding DNA-3-methyladenine glycosylase family protein: MVKVIDLKKVAHEMIKNGTWKFENGIFKQALDNGIVGFDGENFYFPEHFSEKERKGAKKKLEFVLGLDTDLEKFYSEIGDSKFSFLIEEFYGLTIPRAPSKYQALVEVIAQQQVSFEFAMRTINSLVKLAGKKIEDLYVFPKPEDILNLSDEELKETKLGYRGAYIKSLTEEHVKGNLRLDLEELSEEEAIKYLTKFRGIGKWSAELFLAYGLGKNTYPAGDLGLRRGIAKIFNLNPKEVKEKDVREIIEPYGKWKSLLAFYILCYDRKTEMMKNASRNKGGRKKV
- a CDS encoding DEAD/DEAH box helicase, which produces MMEIFKDLESEVVTLKEFRPKRGRYGYFEFKNPEVNKLVEEMGFKLYKHQVDALKALYLRKNIVVTTPTASGKSEIFRLAIFDNYLSNPQDTYLLVYPTRALINNQYEKFSVENFHFFQITGKTVSARILTGDVEWSERRNLIREKPRVVFTTPDMLHYNILRNKKDYDWLLKNVRYLVVDELHIYRGVFGTNAAYVFKRLLKALERYGRKLQIIALSATLRNPKEFAETFFGKPFEAITTSTNPFPKRYLVMFEPRRLNEMQLLRAIVEKLAENGIKTLVFFDSRKGTEKLMRFLLTSPAVYKTTTYKGTLPKNIRWEIERDFKEGKLLVLLTTNALELGIDIGDLDAVVNYGIPPDGLFSLIQRFGRAGRKREREAINAIVLRKNGLDYYYKEHVDELVEKLEKGIIEYMPINLKNRLVVKKHLHYLLSELKILDWDDLNEFEKQLAMELVNEKKAKLYDNPITGKREIRILRPAFTYSSIRAASDESYFLLLDEPWIRYKLLEKSSVRDLIRFINWLKLKGYVIEEVDKPEYYRSLLPGMAYFSRGELYITRDKLTLGKFHFIFASPLNRFWEVDTFPSKREDVEILDIYSRKEYKGVEIYIGRLRVKHHYWGFAVKGKDTPLYLQELLKLKEEGILKGEIYSPMLELKENAEVDEEWSILNWEKFAKVEFDEPFTWEFETDGIWLVFPESIREIANEEFREFFKIAVEKGYEDIAFSLYERLDRRSLFPELLGATSHYLRNYIRESLKNSKIEDDMLAFAIKKLVDSKDGIGSGLHAIEHNMIKIAPIFTYVDSRELGGYSYESFPNPPFVGKPIVFIYDGNEGGFGLAEILYDNAEKLMEKSLEQMKKCKCEDGCPLCVYSPKCGTFNEFLDKWQAIKIWEKLLSGDSTE